The Stenotrophomonas rhizophila genome has a window encoding:
- the pilV gene encoding type IV pilus modification protein PilV, whose protein sequence is MPVIRKPYRPRGHQRGFSLLEVLVAVVVLAFGLLGFALLQTMSVRYVQSANYRTQATNLAYDLSEQMRSNRFQSAWYANASFASGSKTAAGVCARDIGAVTLEQNITRWQCQVVKALGDNASATVTVNNGVANISISWADERWSRTAPDAATTFAIQTQL, encoded by the coding sequence ATGCCAGTGATCCGAAAACCCTACCGACCGCGCGGCCACCAGCGCGGCTTCAGCCTGTTGGAAGTACTGGTGGCGGTAGTGGTTCTCGCCTTCGGCCTGCTTGGGTTCGCACTGCTGCAGACCATGAGCGTACGCTACGTGCAGAGTGCGAATTACCGCACCCAGGCCACCAACCTCGCGTATGACCTCTCCGAGCAGATGCGGAGCAATCGGTTCCAGTCGGCCTGGTACGCCAATGCCAGCTTCGCCTCCGGCAGCAAGACTGCGGCCGGCGTCTGCGCACGCGACATCGGCGCTGTGACCCTCGAACAGAACATCACGCGCTGGCAGTGCCAGGTGGTCAAGGCGCTGGGCGACAACGCATCGGCCACGGTCACCGTGAACAACGGTGTCGCGAACATCTCGATCAGCTGGGCGGACGAACGCTGGAGCAGAACCGCACCGGACGCCGCCACCACCTTCGCCATCCAGACCCAGCTATGA
- a CDS encoding GspH/FimT family pseudopilin, which produces MSARLSKGFTLVELMITLVVIGVVAAIAFPSFQSLIRSSRVATAHNELIGMVNLARNDAIRNNQGGVVCGSSNGTTCNGQWGAGMMVFSDSDGDGAFSSSETVLRYTAFNSALTVTGPPAPIAFDARGRRRAGADQTVKLRPTNCGNQPLQSTLTINASGQVTAVKGACQ; this is translated from the coding sequence ATGTCTGCACGCCTGTCCAAGGGCTTCACGCTGGTCGAACTGATGATCACTCTTGTGGTGATCGGAGTGGTGGCCGCGATCGCGTTTCCTAGTTTCCAGAGCCTGATCCGCTCCAGCCGGGTAGCGACCGCCCACAACGAGCTGATCGGGATGGTCAACCTCGCGCGCAACGACGCGATCCGCAACAACCAGGGTGGGGTGGTGTGCGGCAGCAGCAATGGCACGACCTGCAATGGTCAGTGGGGGGCCGGGATGATGGTGTTCAGCGACAGCGATGGTGACGGCGCTTTCAGCAGCAGCGAAACGGTCTTGCGGTATACGGCGTTCAATAGTGCCTTGACCGTGACTGGTCCGCCGGCGCCGATTGCATTTGATGCGCGCGGCCGTCGTCGTGCCGGGGCCGATCAGACGGTGAAGCTGCGTCCAACCAACTGCGGTAACCAGCCGCTGCAGAGCACGCTGACCATCAATGCCTCTGGCCAGGTCACCGCAGTCAAGGGAGCATGCCAGTGA
- a CDS encoding TonB-dependent receptor, with protein sequence MSKLTLGLMAVLAAAPAFAQSTSAGVGGQVTSAAGQPVAGAEVTITHTESGTVSRATTDAAGRYNARGLRVGGPYTITINKPGEGTKTEEGVYLGVNQTGTVNAALTGDVAATNLDAVQVVAVAGGSEVFSSTKMGSGTNISQQQIETAPSIGGNIQDLMRLDPRVTFIDRASGSISAGGQNPRFNSINIDGVSASDTFGLEGNNMPTRRQPVAMEAIEALDINLSNYDVSIAAAAGATVNAVTKSGTNDFHGSVYGTYRDGDWFGDNPEGQKFNGFTKEETYGMTVGGPIVKDKLFFFANYEKFKQAAPGADLSGTALGKANPQFTLADVTRAQQIAEGYGIAAGGLESNGDTEMEEYALKLDWNISDNHRANIRYSKIDQSKLRINGMTTSSASLSSYWYQHDKTNESYVAQLFSDWSPNFSTELKASYREYSAIRNVSTDAPSIRIFFQGNEASPSGDSLYLGTEVNSQDNILETKAWNYYAAATWTLGDHDVKFGASYDTNDIYNYFGANSWGAYTFYGLDNFAAGRWSSYNYNPERTPGSIPADYKFSNLALFVQDTWYVNNNLTLTMGVRADRADTSPAPAYNAAASQFFGLDNSEVLSNKFLIQPRVGFNYTFDTDRQTQLRGGVGLFQGDAPQVWLSNSYSATGFNNSVYAYTSGYNPALPFNPSKDSQPVPTTPGSNRQNVNFVGSDFNMPSVYKANLAFDHETPWYGIVASAELLVTKVKDALYYKNLNLGPVQYQGPDGRDMYYSRGSTGNAWATGNARAGRNQAYDAVYEIANTDKGRTSQFTVSLAKPWDAASDWSWNLGYTYTDATEVGTLTSSTASSGWGYQYAFNANDEIENTSRYQIRDRLSGALNWKHKFFGDYETRVGLVYEGRSGRPYSYVYVNDANGDSRTANDLFYVPTGPGDVLFGNLTQSGQFTADPAMEASFFEWLKNNPQLAKYAGQAAPANQFRTGWINTFDLRISQELPGFMKGHKSEIWLDVQNIGNMINKDWGNIYDYGFFADARVATLQGIKDGKYVYNFRGADEPAVANNDADGFDVGVSQWSVQLGFRYQF encoded by the coding sequence ATGTCCAAGCTCACCCTTGGCCTCATGGCAGTACTTGCTGCCGCCCCCGCCTTCGCCCAGAGCACCTCTGCCGGTGTCGGCGGCCAGGTAACGTCTGCCGCTGGCCAGCCTGTTGCTGGCGCCGAAGTCACCATCACGCACACCGAGTCGGGCACGGTCAGCCGCGCCACGACCGATGCAGCGGGTCGATACAACGCGCGCGGCCTGCGTGTGGGTGGTCCGTACACCATCACCATCAACAAGCCCGGTGAAGGCACCAAGACCGAAGAAGGCGTGTACCTGGGCGTGAACCAGACCGGTACCGTCAACGCTGCCCTGACCGGCGACGTTGCGGCGACCAACCTGGACGCCGTGCAGGTCGTGGCCGTGGCCGGTGGCTCGGAAGTGTTCAGCTCGACCAAGATGGGCTCGGGCACCAACATCAGCCAGCAGCAGATCGAGACGGCCCCGTCGATCGGCGGCAACATCCAGGACCTGATGCGTCTTGACCCGCGCGTGACCTTCATCGACCGCGCCTCGGGCTCGATCTCGGCCGGTGGCCAGAACCCGCGCTTCAACTCGATCAACATCGACGGCGTGTCCGCCAGCGACACCTTCGGCCTGGAAGGCAACAACATGCCGACCCGTCGCCAGCCGGTCGCGATGGAAGCCATCGAAGCACTGGACATCAACCTGTCCAACTACGACGTCAGCATCGCTGCCGCCGCCGGTGCCACCGTCAACGCGGTGACCAAGTCCGGTACCAACGATTTCCACGGCTCGGTCTACGGCACCTACCGTGACGGCGACTGGTTCGGTGACAACCCGGAAGGCCAGAAGTTCAACGGCTTCACCAAGGAAGAAACCTACGGCATGACCGTGGGCGGCCCGATCGTGAAGGACAAGCTGTTCTTCTTCGCCAACTACGAAAAGTTCAAGCAGGCCGCCCCGGGCGCCGACCTGAGCGGCACCGCGCTGGGCAAGGCCAACCCGCAGTTCACCCTGGCCGACGTGACCCGTGCGCAGCAGATTGCTGAAGGCTACGGCATTGCCGCCGGTGGCCTGGAAAGCAATGGCGATACGGAGATGGAAGAGTACGCGCTGAAGCTGGACTGGAACATCAGCGACAACCACCGTGCCAACATCCGTTACAGCAAGATCGACCAGAGCAAGCTGCGCATCAACGGCATGACCACCAGCTCGGCCTCGCTGAGCTCGTACTGGTACCAGCACGACAAGACCAACGAGAGCTACGTCGCCCAGCTGTTCAGCGACTGGTCCCCGAACTTCTCGACCGAGCTGAAGGCCTCGTATCGCGAGTACTCGGCGATCCGTAATGTCTCGACCGACGCGCCGAGCATCCGCATCTTCTTCCAGGGCAACGAAGCCTCGCCGTCCGGCGACTCGCTGTACCTCGGTACCGAAGTCAACTCGCAGGACAACATCCTGGAGACCAAGGCGTGGAACTACTACGCCGCCGCTACCTGGACCCTGGGTGACCACGACGTCAAGTTCGGCGCGTCGTACGACACCAACGACATCTACAACTACTTCGGCGCCAACTCGTGGGGCGCGTACACCTTCTACGGCCTGGACAACTTCGCTGCCGGCCGCTGGAGCAGCTACAACTACAATCCGGAACGCACCCCGGGTTCGATTCCGGCGGACTACAAGTTCAGCAACCTGGCCCTGTTCGTGCAGGACACCTGGTACGTCAACAACAACCTGACCCTGACCATGGGCGTGCGTGCCGACCGCGCCGACACCAGCCCGGCCCCGGCTTACAACGCCGCAGCGTCGCAGTTCTTCGGCCTGGACAACAGCGAAGTGCTGAGCAACAAGTTCCTGATCCAGCCGCGCGTCGGCTTCAACTACACCTTCGACACCGATCGCCAGACCCAGCTGCGCGGCGGCGTGGGCCTGTTCCAGGGTGACGCCCCGCAGGTGTGGCTGAGCAACAGCTACTCGGCGACCGGCTTCAATAATTCGGTTTACGCCTACACCAGCGGCTACAACCCGGCGCTGCCGTTCAACCCGAGCAAGGACAGCCAGCCGGTCCCGACCACGCCGGGCTCGAACCGCCAGAACGTCAACTTCGTCGGCAGCGACTTCAACATGCCGTCGGTGTACAAGGCCAACCTGGCCTTCGACCACGAAACCCCGTGGTACGGCATCGTGGCCTCGGCCGAGCTGCTGGTCACCAAGGTCAAGGATGCCCTGTACTACAAGAACCTGAACCTGGGTCCGGTGCAGTATCAGGGTCCGGACGGCCGTGACATGTATTACTCCCGCGGCAGCACCGGCAATGCCTGGGCCACCGGCAACGCACGCGCAGGCCGCAATCAGGCCTACGACGCGGTGTACGAAATCGCCAACACCGACAAGGGCCGCACCTCGCAGTTCACCGTCTCGCTGGCCAAGCCGTGGGATGCCGCCAGCGACTGGTCCTGGAACCTGGGCTACACCTACACCGATGCCACCGAAGTCGGCACGCTGACCAGCTCCACCGCCAGCTCGGGTTGGGGCTACCAGTACGCCTTCAACGCCAATGACGAGATCGAGAACACCTCGCGCTACCAGATCCGCGACCGCCTGTCGGGTGCGCTGAACTGGAAGCACAAGTTCTTCGGCGACTACGAAACCCGCGTCGGCCTGGTCTACGAAGGTCGCAGCGGCCGTCCGTACAGCTACGTCTACGTGAACGACGCCAACGGCGACAGCCGCACCGCGAACGACCTGTTCTACGTGCCGACGGGCCCGGGCGACGTGCTGTTCGGCAACCTGACCCAGAGTGGCCAGTTCACTGCCGATCCGGCCATGGAGGCATCGTTCTTCGAGTGGCTGAAGAACAACCCGCAGCTGGCCAAGTACGCCGGCCAGGCGGCCCCGGCCAATCAGTTCCGTACCGGCTGGATCAACACCTTCGACCTGCGCATCAGCCAGGAACTGCCGGGCTTCATGAAGGGTCACAAGTCGGAGATCTGGCTGGACGTCCAGAACATCGGCAACATGATCAACAAGGACTGGGGCAACATCTACGACTACGGCTTCTTCGCCGATGCGCGTGTGGCCACCCTGCAGGGCATCAAGGACGGCAAGTACGTGTACAACTTCCGCGGCGCGGACGAGCCGGCGGTGGCCAACAATGACGCGGACGGCTTCGACGTCGGTGTCTCGCAGTGGTCGGTGCAGCTGGGCTTCCGCTACCAGTTCTGA
- the ppnN gene encoding nucleotide 5'-monophosphate nucleosidase PpnN, whose translation MTITEKPARTLPVQDARIYPRGGLDVLSRAEVARLRDASGGGMHELLRRCALAVLTSGSASDDPRAARDLYPDFDIQVAQQDRGVRIDLVNAPAMAFVDGEIIRGVAELLFAVVRDLAYMAIEMGPAYAAELESSEGITNAVFGLLRNARILNPGDPNLVVCWGGHSIGRDEYLYTKQVGYELGLRGLDICTGCGPGAMKGPMKGATIAHAKQRKHTTRYIGLTEPGIIAAESPNPIVNHLVIMPDIEKRLEAFVRIGHGIIVFAGGVGTAEEILYLLGILLREENKDLPFPLILTGPTVAAPYFEQIDRFIRLTLGDAAAERYQIIIGDPVAVARQMSAGIKRVREHRLVQKDSFFFNWSIEIPWEYQQPFVPTHEAMAALDLHHGRPPHALAADLRRAFSGIVAGNVKEDGMRRIEQFGPFEIHGDADMMQALDELLRAFVEQRRMKISGVYQPCYRVLA comes from the coding sequence ATGACGATCACCGAAAAGCCGGCGCGCACGCTGCCGGTGCAGGACGCGCGGATCTACCCGCGCGGTGGGCTGGATGTGCTGTCGCGCGCAGAAGTGGCGCGCCTGCGCGATGCATCCGGCGGTGGCATGCACGAGCTGCTGCGCCGCTGCGCGCTGGCCGTGCTGACCAGTGGCAGTGCCTCCGATGATCCGCGCGCCGCGCGCGATCTGTACCCCGATTTCGACATCCAGGTCGCCCAGCAGGACCGCGGCGTGCGCATCGACCTGGTCAATGCACCGGCGATGGCGTTCGTGGACGGCGAGATCATCCGCGGCGTGGCCGAGCTGCTGTTCGCGGTCGTGCGCGACCTGGCCTACATGGCCATCGAAATGGGCCCGGCCTACGCGGCCGAGCTGGAGTCGTCGGAAGGCATCACCAACGCGGTGTTCGGGCTGCTGCGCAACGCGCGCATCCTCAACCCGGGCGACCCGAACCTGGTGGTGTGCTGGGGCGGCCATTCGATCGGCCGCGATGAGTACCTGTACACCAAGCAGGTCGGCTACGAGCTGGGCCTGCGCGGCCTGGACATCTGCACCGGCTGCGGCCCGGGCGCGATGAAGGGCCCGATGAAGGGCGCCACCATCGCCCATGCCAAGCAGCGCAAGCACACCACGCGCTACATCGGCCTGACCGAGCCGGGCATCATCGCCGCCGAATCGCCGAACCCGATCGTGAACCATCTGGTGATCATGCCGGACATCGAGAAGCGTCTCGAAGCGTTCGTGCGCATCGGCCACGGCATCATCGTGTTCGCCGGCGGCGTGGGTACCGCCGAGGAGATCCTGTACCTGCTCGGCATCCTGCTGCGCGAAGAAAACAAGGACCTGCCGTTCCCGCTGATCCTGACCGGCCCGACCGTGGCCGCGCCGTACTTCGAGCAGATCGACCGCTTCATCCGCCTGACCCTGGGCGATGCCGCGGCCGAGCGTTACCAGATCATCATCGGCGACCCGGTCGCGGTGGCCCGGCAGATGTCGGCCGGCATCAAGCGCGTGCGCGAGCATCGCCTGGTGCAGAAGGATTCGTTCTTCTTCAACTGGTCCATCGAGATCCCGTGGGAGTACCAGCAGCCGTTCGTGCCGACCCACGAGGCCATGGCGGCGCTGGACCTGCACCACGGGCGCCCGCCGCATGCACTGGCGGCCGACCTGCGCCGCGCGTTCTCCGGCATCGTGGCCGGCAACGTGAAGGAGGACGGTATGCGCCGGATCGAGCAGTTCGGTCCGTTCGAGATCCACGGCGACGCCGACATGATGCAGGCCCTGGATGAACTCCTGCGCGCCTTCGTCGAACAGCGCCGGATGAAGATCTCGGGCGTATACCAGCCCTGCTATCGGGTGCTGGCCTGA